One window from the genome of Nicotiana tomentosiformis chromosome 5, ASM39032v3, whole genome shotgun sequence encodes:
- the LOC104089414 gene encoding 3-phosphoinositide-dependent protein kinase 1-like isoform X4: protein MMEQELNSKLRIQNNAPNAQRSKSFAFRAPQVNFTIQDFELGKIYGVGSYSKVVRAKKKDTGNVYALKIMDKKFITKENKTAYVKLERIVLDQLDHPGIVRLFFTFQDTFSLYMGLESCEGGELFEQITRKGRLSEEEARFYAAEVADALEYIHSMGLIHRDIKPENLLLTADGHIKVADFGSVKPMQDSRITVLPNAASDDKACTFVGTAAYVPPEVLNSSPATFGNDLWALGCTLYQMLSGTSPFKDASEWLIFQRIVARDIRFPNHFSDEARDLIDRLLLHNISCCMRLNW, encoded by the exons ATGATGGAGCAAGAATTAAATTCAAAGCTTAGGATTCAGAACAATGCACCAAATGCTCAGAGATCTAAGAGCTTCGCATTTAGAGCACCTCAGGTGAATTTCACAATCCAAGATTTTGAATTGGGAAAGATCTATGGAGTTGGTTCTTATTCCAAG GTTGTCAGAGCAAAAAAGAAAGATACAGGGAatgtttatgccttgaagatcATGGACAAAAAGTTCATCACTAAAGAAAATAAGACTGCTTATGTGAAATTAGAGAGAATTGTGCTTGATCAACTGGATCATCCTGGCATTGTACGACTATTTTTCACCTTCCAAGACACTTTTTCACTGT ACATGGGCCTGGAGTCCTGCGAAGGTGGGGAGCTTTTTGAACAAATTACCCGG AAAGGCCGTTTGTCTGAGGAGGAGGCACGTTTTTATGCAGCTGAAGTAGCAGATGCTCTTGAATATATACACAGCATGGGATTGATTCATCGAGATATTAAG CCCGAGAACCTGCTACTTACTGCAGATGGACATATTAAAGTTGCCGACTTTGGCAGTGTAAAGCCCATGCAAGATAGCAGAATAACAGTCCTTCCAAATGCAGCATCAG ATGACAAGGCTTGTACTTTTGTGGGGACAGCTGCATATGTGCCTCCTGAAGTTTTAAATTCTTCTCCTGCAACTTTTGG AAATGATCTCTGGGCACTTGGCTGCACCTTGTATCAAATGCTTTCAGGAACTTCTCCCTTTAAAGATGCCAGCGAATGGCTCATCTTTCAAAGAATCGTTGCAAGAGATATCAGGTTCCCAAATCATTTTTCGGATGAAGCCAGAGATCTCATTGATAGGTTGCTG TTGCACAATATATCTTGCTGTATGCGGTTGAATTGGTGA
- the LOC104089414 gene encoding 3-phosphoinositide-dependent protein kinase 1-like isoform X3: protein MMEQELNSKLRIQNNAPNAQRSKSFAFRAPQVNFTIQDFELGKIYGVGSYSKVVRAKKKDTGNVYALKIMDKKFITKENKTAYVKLERIVLDQLDHPGIVRLFFTFQDTFSLYMGLESCEGGELFEQITRKGRLSEEEARFYAAEVADALEYIHSMGLIHRDIKPENLLLTADGHIKVADFGSVKPMQDSRITVLPNAASDDKACTFVGTAAYVPPEVLNSSPATFGNDLWALGCTLYQMLSGTSPFKDASEWLIFQRIVARDIRFPNHFSDEARDLIDRLLSLISTVGCRETLSHINQILGPSGHRWHRRIGTTGHVPLLKLLSK, encoded by the exons ATGATGGAGCAAGAATTAAATTCAAAGCTTAGGATTCAGAACAATGCACCAAATGCTCAGAGATCTAAGAGCTTCGCATTTAGAGCACCTCAGGTGAATTTCACAATCCAAGATTTTGAATTGGGAAAGATCTATGGAGTTGGTTCTTATTCCAAG GTTGTCAGAGCAAAAAAGAAAGATACAGGGAatgtttatgccttgaagatcATGGACAAAAAGTTCATCACTAAAGAAAATAAGACTGCTTATGTGAAATTAGAGAGAATTGTGCTTGATCAACTGGATCATCCTGGCATTGTACGACTATTTTTCACCTTCCAAGACACTTTTTCACTGT ACATGGGCCTGGAGTCCTGCGAAGGTGGGGAGCTTTTTGAACAAATTACCCGG AAAGGCCGTTTGTCTGAGGAGGAGGCACGTTTTTATGCAGCTGAAGTAGCAGATGCTCTTGAATATATACACAGCATGGGATTGATTCATCGAGATATTAAG CCCGAGAACCTGCTACTTACTGCAGATGGACATATTAAAGTTGCCGACTTTGGCAGTGTAAAGCCCATGCAAGATAGCAGAATAACAGTCCTTCCAAATGCAGCATCAG ATGACAAGGCTTGTACTTTTGTGGGGACAGCTGCATATGTGCCTCCTGAAGTTTTAAATTCTTCTCCTGCAACTTTTGG AAATGATCTCTGGGCACTTGGCTGCACCTTGTATCAAATGCTTTCAGGAACTTCTCCCTTTAAAGATGCCAGCGAATGGCTCATCTTTCAAAGAATCGTTGCAAGAGATATCAGGTTCCCAAATCATTTTTCGGATGAAGCCAGAGATCTCATTGATAGGTTGCTG AGTCTCATCTCTACTGTTGGGTGCCGCGAGACTTTGTCCCACATCAACCAAATACTAGGTCCTTCTGGACATAGATGGCATCGTCGTATCGGAACAACTGGCCATGTGCCTCTTCTCAAGCTCCTCTCCAAATAG